A genome region from Halorubellus sp. JP-L1 includes the following:
- a CDS encoding 2-oxo acid dehydrogenase subunit E2, with product MPQEFKLPDVGEGVAEGELVEWLVEPGDTVSEDQAVAKVETDKALVDVPSPYNGTVKELLAEEGEMVPVGDVIMVYNVEGEDDLEDTSSSADADAGSQDATAEPPDGGEAAAGETGAVDSDDAEEVSTSEGRVFAPPSARKLARELGVDIGAVEGTGPSGRVTDADVQAHAESGDDAPEGGEPASAEADQSADEVASAGDAGSAGGSAQAASTQTTQSAPSPSGVEAAGREKTLAAPATRKLAEEEGVDIDDVPTDETRDGEAFVTPEAVTEYSQATQEAQAADAGAMAAGESMGAEGQRETREPYKGVRKTIGDAMANSKYTAPHVTHHDEVDVTALVETRDRLKGEAEERGIRLTYMPFVMKACVAALKEHPQLNVSLDEANEEIVKKHYYNIGVATATDAGLMVPVVDDVDHKGLLQLSSEMNEKVQKARDRTIGVEEMRGGTFTITNVGGIGGEYATPIINHPESAILALGEIKKKPRVVTDENGEDSIEPRHVLTLSLSIDHRIIDGADAAHFTNEVKKYLQNPELLLLE from the coding sequence ATGCCACAGGAATTCAAACTCCCGGACGTCGGCGAAGGCGTCGCCGAGGGCGAACTCGTCGAGTGGCTCGTCGAGCCCGGCGACACCGTCTCCGAGGACCAAGCTGTGGCGAAGGTCGAGACTGACAAGGCGCTCGTCGACGTCCCCTCGCCGTACAACGGGACCGTGAAGGAACTGCTCGCCGAGGAGGGCGAGATGGTGCCCGTCGGCGACGTCATCATGGTGTACAACGTCGAGGGCGAGGACGACCTCGAGGACACGTCCTCGAGCGCGGACGCCGATGCCGGCTCGCAGGACGCGACCGCGGAGCCGCCGGACGGCGGCGAGGCGGCGGCCGGCGAGACTGGAGCAGTCGATTCCGACGACGCCGAGGAAGTGTCGACGTCGGAGGGGCGCGTGTTCGCGCCGCCGAGCGCGCGCAAGCTCGCTCGCGAACTCGGCGTCGACATCGGCGCGGTCGAGGGCACGGGCCCGAGCGGTCGCGTGACGGACGCGGACGTCCAGGCGCACGCCGAGAGCGGCGACGACGCTCCCGAGGGCGGCGAGCCCGCGAGCGCCGAGGCCGACCAGAGCGCGGACGAGGTCGCGAGCGCCGGCGATGCCGGGTCGGCCGGTGGAAGCGCGCAGGCAGCGTCCACGCAGACGACGCAGTCCGCGCCGTCGCCGAGCGGCGTCGAGGCCGCTGGTCGCGAGAAGACGCTCGCGGCGCCGGCGACGCGGAAGCTCGCCGAGGAGGAGGGCGTCGACATCGACGACGTCCCGACCGACGAGACCCGCGACGGCGAGGCGTTCGTCACGCCCGAAGCCGTCACGGAGTATTCGCAGGCGACCCAGGAGGCCCAGGCGGCCGACGCCGGCGCGATGGCAGCCGGCGAGTCGATGGGTGCGGAGGGCCAGCGCGAGACCCGTGAGCCGTACAAGGGCGTGCGGAAGACGATCGGGGACGCGATGGCGAACTCGAAGTACACCGCGCCCCACGTCACGCACCACGACGAGGTCGACGTCACCGCGCTCGTCGAGACCCGCGACCGCCTCAAGGGCGAGGCCGAGGAGCGCGGCATCCGCCTGACGTACATGCCGTTCGTGATGAAGGCCTGCGTCGCCGCGCTCAAGGAACACCCCCAGCTGAACGTCTCGCTCGACGAGGCGAACGAGGAGATCGTCAAGAAGCACTACTACAACATCGGCGTCGCGACGGCCACGGACGCCGGTCTGATGGTGCCGGTCGTCGACGACGTCGACCACAAGGGCCTGCTCCAGCTCTCCTCGGAGATGAACGAGAAGGTCCAGAAGGCCCGCGATCGCACGATCGGCGTCGAGGAGATGCGCGGCGGGACGTTCACGATCACGAACGTCGGCGGGATCGGCGGCGAGTACGCCACGCCGATCATCAACCACCCCGAGAGCGCGATCCTCGCGCTCGGCGAGATCAAGAAGAAGCCGCGCGTGGTGACGGACGAGAACGGCGAGGACTCGATCGAGCCGCGGCACGTCCTCACGCTCTCGCTGTCGATCGACCACCGCATCATCGACGGCGCCGACGCCGCGCACTTCACGAACGAGGTCAAGAAGTACCTCCAGAACCCCGAACTGCTCCTTCTGGAGTAG
- a CDS encoding RDD family protein has product MATSQEARLNVDVFGERIVAQIVDGIIQVVLAFGLLIGLTGVAGAAAEASESVASGIGLFGLLVAFAAMFFYNAGLEYYWDGQTVGKRLMGIKVVDESGDAASFGQTIVRNIPAVFNLGIFSVFAALLTMALSDKTQRIFDVLASTIVVEKASGAEPEHSTDTSWGSDADQSTQF; this is encoded by the coding sequence ATGGCAACCAGTCAGGAAGCACGTCTGAACGTTGACGTCTTCGGGGAGCGAATCGTGGCACAGATCGTGGACGGAATCATCCAGGTCGTCCTCGCGTTCGGCCTCCTCATCGGTCTCACAGGGGTCGCCGGCGCCGCGGCCGAGGCGAGCGAGAGCGTCGCCAGCGGCATCGGGCTCTTCGGCCTCCTGGTCGCGTTCGCCGCGATGTTCTTCTACAACGCCGGCCTCGAGTACTACTGGGACGGCCAGACCGTCGGCAAGCGCCTGATGGGCATCAAGGTCGTCGACGAGTCCGGGGACGCGGCGAGCTTCGGGCAGACGATCGTCCGGAACATCCCGGCGGTCTTCAACCTCGGCATCTTCAGCGTCTTCGCCGCACTCCTCACCATGGCGTTGAGCGACAAGACCCAGCGGATCTTCGACGTGCTCGCGAGTACAATCGTCGTCGAGAAGGCGAGCGGTGCCGAGCCCGAACACTCAACGGACACCAGTTGGGGGTCGGACGCCGACCAGTCCACGCAGTTCTGA
- the lpdA gene encoding dihydrolipoyl dehydrogenase, whose product MVVGDVTTGTDLLVIGAGPGGYVAAIRAGQLGLDVTLVEKDEYGGACLNRGCIPSKALITATSLKHDAANAEEMGIHANPAVDMTQMMSWKDDVVDNLTGGVEKLCKANGVNLIEGTAEFSGENSVRIVHGGEGQGSESLDFEHCIVATGSRPIQIPGFEFDGEHVLSSQHALSLDSVPDELVVVGAGYIGMELATVYAKLGTDVTVVEMLDDVLPPYEDDVSRVVKSHAKDLGVEFHFGYSASDWEETADGGVRVTAAPAAADGGQTAEAEAEDETSDLELEADKVLVAVGRQPVTDTLNLEATGLEPNERGFLETDDRCRTDVEHIMAVGDVAGEPMLAHKGSKEGQIAAEVVAGEPSAVDYQAMPAAVFTEPEIGTVGLTQDEAEEEGFEPVVGKFPFQASGRALTTAETDGFVRIVADEPSGFILGAQIVGPEASELIAELGLAIEMGATLEDVASTVHTHPTLAEAVMEAAENALGHAIHTLNR is encoded by the coding sequence ATGGTCGTCGGAGACGTCACAACTGGCACGGACCTCCTCGTAATCGGCGCGGGCCCCGGCGGATACGTCGCCGCCATCCGCGCAGGACAGCTCGGTCTCGACGTCACGCTCGTCGAGAAGGACGAATACGGTGGCGCGTGCCTGAACCGCGGGTGCATCCCGTCGAAGGCACTCATCACGGCGACGAGTCTCAAGCACGACGCCGCGAACGCCGAAGAGATGGGTATCCACGCGAACCCCGCCGTGGACATGACCCAGATGATGTCCTGGAAGGACGACGTCGTGGACAACCTCACGGGCGGCGTCGAGAAGCTCTGCAAGGCCAACGGCGTGAACCTCATCGAGGGCACCGCCGAGTTCTCCGGTGAGAACTCAGTTCGCATCGTTCACGGCGGCGAAGGCCAGGGGAGCGAGAGCCTGGACTTCGAGCACTGCATCGTCGCCACGGGCTCTCGCCCCATCCAGATTCCGGGGTTCGAGTTCGACGGCGAGCACGTCCTCTCCAGCCAGCACGCGCTCAGTCTGGACTCGGTCCCGGACGAGCTCGTCGTCGTCGGCGCGGGCTACATCGGGATGGAGCTCGCGACGGTGTACGCGAAACTCGGCACGGACGTCACGGTCGTCGAGATGCTCGACGACGTCCTGCCGCCGTACGAGGACGACGTCAGTCGGGTCGTCAAGAGCCACGCGAAGGACCTGGGCGTGGAGTTCCACTTCGGGTACTCCGCGAGCGACTGGGAGGAGACCGCCGACGGCGGCGTCCGCGTCACCGCCGCGCCTGCCGCAGCGGACGGCGGCCAGACTGCGGAGGCGGAAGCGGAGGACGAGACCTCGGACCTGGAACTGGAGGCTGACAAGGTCCTCGTCGCGGTCGGCCGGCAGCCCGTCACGGACACGCTGAACCTCGAAGCGACGGGTCTGGAGCCGAACGAGCGCGGGTTCCTGGAGACGGACGATCGCTGTCGCACGGACGTCGAGCACATCATGGCGGTCGGCGACGTCGCCGGCGAGCCGATGCTCGCGCACAAGGGTAGCAAGGAGGGCCAGATCGCGGCGGAGGTCGTCGCGGGCGAACCCTCCGCAGTGGACTACCAGGCGATGCCCGCCGCGGTGTTCACGGAACCCGAGATCGGGACCGTCGGCCTCACGCAGGACGAGGCCGAGGAGGAGGGCTTTGAGCCGGTCGTCGGCAAGTTCCCGTTCCAGGCGAGCGGCCGTGCGCTCACCACGGCCGAGACCGACGGATTCGTGCGCATCGTCGCCGACGAACCCAGTGGATTCATTCTGGGCGCGCAGATCGTCGGCCCGGAGGCGAGCGAACTGATCGCGGAACTCGGACTCGCCATCGAGATGGGCGCGACCCTCGAGGACGTCGCGTCGACCGTGCACACGCACCCGACGCTCGCCGAAGCGGTGATGGAGGCCGCGGAGAACGCGCTCGGGCACGCCATCCACACGCTGAACCGCTAG
- a CDS encoding cation:proton antiporter: MAATELFAAIALVISVAIAAELLGARFAVPNFLFFTIAGVLIGPPVLGLVHHEVFGDGLAVVVGMGVAIIIFHSGSSLSLEAIRDAPRMAYLLATVGTMVTFLGTAAITYVAMDVPTGIALLIGALLVPTGTTVIEPLLAVVPLPERLEYTLELEALATEVTAGILAVAVFYAVTLTRTNPEQFAFVFGWHLLSGVLVGAAVAAVVWVLFKKARHAPDRAPVHASQLYLATAVVAFSVAENVAREAGVAAVATAGLLLGNADLPYQERISEFEEEFMTFVLAFTFVVLAAFVEPEWLRTVGVNGLLVAVGVVVLVRPTAVFLASLGSVLPWRERLFLGSVSPRGIIPAGLAVLFAVQLQGENPGAAANITGTVLMTILVTSLIEGLFAPRIASRLGLFTDTVVVVGAGRTGLALAERYEKQDLRVHVVEADRELVETARTAGFEVYEGDGTDGAALRRAGVTRARRVVAATDDDETNVDVARLATEEFDVDTVLARLNRTDNRSMYEASDVELLTGSQLELWSLDQVVDQSAPDWLVSLTRTGGVRTVSLTRAGVDTVAELDRLAAERSFVVALARDAETWIPAADDAVNLGDRVTVLGRSSAVEETTARLTHDVDDDRFDANAAFDDSAS; encoded by the coding sequence GTGGCGGCGACTGAACTGTTCGCAGCGATTGCGCTCGTCATCAGCGTCGCGATCGCCGCGGAGCTCCTCGGTGCGCGCTTCGCGGTCCCGAACTTCCTTTTCTTCACGATTGCGGGCGTCCTCATCGGCCCGCCGGTTCTGGGGCTCGTCCACCACGAGGTGTTCGGCGACGGGCTGGCGGTCGTCGTCGGCATGGGCGTGGCGATCATCATCTTCCACTCGGGGTCGAGCCTCAGCCTGGAAGCGATCCGGGACGCGCCGCGGATGGCGTACCTCCTCGCGACCGTCGGAACGATGGTGACGTTCCTCGGGACGGCGGCGATCACGTACGTCGCGATGGACGTTCCGACGGGCATCGCGCTCCTCATCGGCGCGCTCCTCGTCCCCACCGGGACGACCGTCATCGAGCCGCTGCTGGCGGTCGTGCCGCTCCCCGAGCGCCTCGAGTACACGCTGGAGTTGGAGGCGCTCGCCACCGAGGTGACGGCGGGCATTCTGGCGGTCGCGGTGTTCTACGCCGTGACGCTCACGCGGACCAACCCGGAGCAGTTCGCGTTCGTGTTCGGGTGGCATCTCCTCTCGGGCGTCCTCGTCGGCGCGGCGGTCGCGGCCGTGGTCTGGGTGCTGTTCAAGAAAGCCCGGCACGCTCCGGACCGGGCGCCCGTGCACGCCAGCCAGCTCTACCTCGCGACCGCCGTGGTGGCGTTCTCGGTCGCGGAGAACGTCGCACGTGAGGCGGGCGTCGCGGCGGTTGCGACCGCTGGACTGCTCTTGGGGAACGCCGACCTCCCCTACCAGGAGCGAATCTCGGAGTTCGAGGAGGAGTTCATGACGTTCGTCCTCGCGTTCACGTTCGTCGTGCTCGCGGCGTTCGTCGAACCGGAGTGGCTGCGGACGGTCGGGGTGAACGGCCTGCTCGTTGCGGTCGGCGTCGTCGTCCTCGTCCGTCCGACCGCAGTCTTCCTCGCGAGCCTCGGATCGGTGCTCCCCTGGCGGGAGCGACTGTTCCTCGGGAGCGTGAGTCCACGCGGCATCATCCCGGCAGGCCTGGCTGTGTTGTTCGCCGTCCAGCTACAGGGCGAGAACCCGGGCGCGGCGGCGAACATCACCGGGACCGTGCTGATGACGATCCTCGTCACGTCCCTGATCGAGGGGCTCTTCGCGCCGCGGATCGCCAGCCGGCTCGGGCTGTTCACGGATACCGTCGTGGTCGTCGGCGCCGGTCGGACCGGGCTGGCGCTGGCCGAGCGATACGAGAAACAGGACCTGCGCGTGCACGTCGTGGAAGCCGACCGCGAGCTCGTCGAGACCGCGAGAACCGCCGGATTCGAGGTATACGAGGGCGACGGCACGGACGGTGCCGCGCTCCGTCGAGCCGGCGTGACCCGGGCGCGCCGGGTCGTCGCCGCGACGGACGACGACGAGACCAACGTCGACGTCGCTCGTCTCGCCACGGAGGAGTTCGACGTCGATACGGTCCTCGCCCGTCTCAACCGCACGGATAACCGCTCGATGTACGAGGCGTCCGACGTCGAACTGCTCACGGGCTCGCAGCTCGAACTCTGGTCGCTCGACCAGGTCGTGGACCAGTCCGCGCCGGACTGGCTCGTCTCGCTGACGCGGACCGGTGGCGTCCGGACGGTCTCACTGACGCGTGCCGGCGTCGACACCGTCGCGGAACTGGATCGGCTGGCGGCCGAGCGGTCGTTCGTCGTGGCGCTCGCTCGAGACGCGGAGACGTGGATTCCGGCCGCGGACGACGCCGTGAACCTCGGCGACCGGGTGACGGTCCTCGGGCGCTCCAGCGCCGTCGAGGAGACGACGGCGCGCCTCACGCACGACGTCGACGACGACCGCTTCGACGCGAACGCCGCGTTCGACGACTCTGCGTCGTGA
- a CDS encoding cupin domain-containing protein: MEVVPESTVESTEAVDGVSLTLLAGGSEANVQHFDIDPGASVPEHSHPHEQVGYVLSGALDFEVDGETVTVEAGDSFVIPGDEPHGARNRGDVPAVGLDVFSPPRDDPDWRD, translated from the coding sequence ATGGAGGTCGTCCCAGAATCCACGGTCGAGAGCACCGAAGCGGTCGACGGCGTGTCCCTGACGCTCCTCGCGGGCGGCAGCGAGGCGAACGTCCAGCACTTCGACATCGACCCCGGCGCGAGCGTTCCAGAACACAGTCACCCCCACGAGCAGGTCGGCTACGTGCTGTCGGGCGCGCTCGACTTCGAGGTCGACGGCGAGACCGTCACGGTCGAGGCCGGCGACTCGTTCGTCATCCCCGGCGACGAACCCCACGGTGCCCGGAACCGCGGCGACGTCCCCGCCGTCGGCCTCGACGTCTTCAGTCCGCCACGAGACGACCCCGACTGGCGGGACTGA
- the pheA gene encoding prephenate dehydratase, whose amino-acid sequence MSTVTLGPSGTYSHRAARAVSDGEVSFRESVTSIVEAVASGAADRGVVPIENSIEGSVTETLDALAEYDVAVTQEVVTPIKHALLAQGEGFDVVASHPQALAQCREYLDEQYPGVEREAVASTAAGVERARNDPAVAAIAHPGNADETDSSENAAGEPGAGALRVLAEDVQDRTSNATRFFVIARPEARSEAGGKSTFVVYPNANYPGLLLELLEPFADRDVNLTRVESRPSGERLGDYCFHVDVEAGLYEDRTQAALDVVRDLCENGWVRELGSYDVRTVVS is encoded by the coding sequence ATGTCGACCGTTACGCTCGGGCCGTCGGGGACGTACTCGCATCGGGCTGCACGCGCCGTCAGCGACGGCGAGGTGTCGTTCCGCGAATCGGTGACGAGCATCGTGGAGGCCGTCGCGTCGGGCGCGGCCGACCGCGGCGTGGTCCCGATCGAGAACTCCATCGAGGGGTCGGTGACGGAGACGCTGGACGCGCTCGCCGAGTACGACGTCGCGGTCACACAGGAAGTGGTGACGCCGATCAAGCACGCGCTGCTCGCGCAGGGCGAGGGGTTCGACGTGGTGGCGAGTCACCCGCAGGCGCTCGCGCAGTGCCGCGAGTACCTCGACGAGCAGTACCCGGGCGTCGAGCGGGAGGCGGTCGCGTCGACCGCGGCGGGCGTGGAGCGCGCTCGCAACGACCCCGCGGTGGCCGCGATCGCGCATCCCGGCAATGCCGACGAAACCGACTCCAGCGAGAACGCGGCGGGGGAACCCGGGGCGGGGGCGCTGCGCGTACTCGCCGAGGACGTCCAGGACCGGACGTCGAACGCGACGCGGTTCTTCGTCATCGCACGCCCGGAGGCGCGCAGCGAGGCGGGCGGGAAGTCGACGTTCGTCGTCTACCCGAACGCGAACTACCCGGGACTCCTGCTCGAACTCCTGGAGCCGTTCGCGGACCGCGACGTCAACCTGACGCGCGTCGAGTCCCGGCCGAGCGGCGAGCGCCTCGGCGACTACTGCTTCCACGTCGACGTGGAGGCCGGCCTGTACGAGGACCGCACGCAGGCCGCGCTCGATGTCGTCCGCGACCTCTGCGAGAACGGCTGGGTGCGCGAACTCGGGTCGTACGACGTCCGCACCGTCGTCTCGTGA
- a CDS encoding Hsp20/alpha crystallin family protein encodes MRRNPFDELEDMFDRMSRQLDTGDLPEFRSVPVDMQDHGDEYTVVADLPGFGVEDIDLTFADGDLRIDAAREESSEEADDEAGTYVHRERSESVSRTVRVPDPVVEDEITASYNNGTLTVTLPKQSESVEGHNIDIN; translated from the coding sequence ATGCGACGGAATCCCTTCGACGAACTGGAGGACATGTTCGACCGGATGAGCCGACAGCTTGACACGGGCGACCTCCCCGAGTTCCGGAGCGTTCCCGTGGACATGCAGGACCACGGCGACGAGTACACGGTCGTCGCCGACCTCCCCGGGTTCGGCGTCGAGGACATCGACCTGACGTTCGCCGACGGCGACCTCCGCATCGACGCCGCGCGCGAGGAGTCCTCGGAGGAGGCCGACGACGAGGCCGGCACGTACGTCCACCGCGAACGCAGCGAGTCCGTCAGCCGTACCGTCCGCGTCCCCGACCCAGTCGTCGAGGACGAGATCACCGCCAGCTACAACAACGGCACGCTCACGGTCACGCTCCCGAAGCAATCCGAGTCCGTCGAGGGCCACAACATCGACATCAACTAG
- a CDS encoding DUF4352 domain-containing protein has product MERRNFLGLTGMAMVPVAGCVSNTDDTLDSGGGNDGDGSDDQTTQTTQSDDTEETTPEDASGEVIVGQLVEGKQMAMVVESVSRTTKIGEFQEADEGNEFVIVKLAVKNTTESKYATFSGFLQTQLKDSEGYTYSQTVAVTGNAFEGGELAPGEVGRGDIVYEVPTDASELVLQFDLSSFSFFRYNQIVIDLSKEAETTASLEQTLRVPLNSIGDTVSKDDVAVKVNSVETETSLSSFTEAEEGHEFVILDITITNNTSEDLSLSTLLQMRMKDGQGNFHSMSISALSELEKSYNESQPLTSGESRRGKIPYEVPEDVSPLYWTFEFSIWVEGSKAFWQIR; this is encoded by the coding sequence ATGGAACGTCGTAATTTCCTAGGTCTGACCGGTATGGCCATGGTTCCTGTAGCTGGATGCGTAAGTAATACAGATGATACCCTCGATTCAGGCGGGGGGAACGATGGGGATGGAAGCGATGACCAAACCACTCAAACGACCCAGTCCGACGACACAGAAGAAACGACGCCGGAAGACGCCTCGGGAGAAGTAATTGTTGGACAGCTAGTTGAAGGTAAACAAATGGCGATGGTGGTCGAATCCGTCTCCAGAACTACCAAAATTGGCGAATTCCAGGAGGCTGATGAAGGGAATGAATTCGTCATCGTCAAGCTCGCTGTAAAGAACACCACGGAATCAAAATACGCGACATTCAGCGGATTCCTTCAGACACAACTAAAAGATTCAGAAGGTTATACATACAGTCAAACAGTCGCCGTCACTGGAAACGCATTCGAAGGAGGCGAACTCGCCCCCGGTGAAGTCGGTCGAGGCGACATCGTGTACGAAGTTCCAACCGATGCCTCCGAACTGGTGTTGCAGTTCGACCTCTCTAGCTTCAGCTTCTTCCGATACAACCAGATCGTAATCGATCTCAGTAAAGAAGCTGAGACCACAGCCTCACTTGAACAAACGCTTCGTGTCCCCCTGAATTCGATAGGAGATACCGTTTCTAAGGATGATGTAGCAGTCAAAGTGAACAGCGTGGAAACAGAGACAAGCCTCTCTTCATTTACCGAAGCCGAAGAAGGCCATGAGTTCGTTATTCTCGACATCACCATAACGAACAATACCAGCGAAGACCTGTCGCTCTCCACGCTACTCCAAATGCGGATGAAAGATGGGCAAGGGAACTTCCATTCAATGAGTATCAGCGCATTATCTGAACTCGAAAAAAGCTACAACGAAAGTCAACCATTGACATCTGGTGAATCACGGCGCGGGAAAATTCCTTACGAAGTCCCAGAAGATGTCAGTCCACTCTACTGGACGTTCGAATTCAGTATTTGGGTAGAGGGGAGCAAAGCGTTCTGGCAAATCCGCTAA
- a CDS encoding NUDIX domain-containing protein, whose protein sequence is MTRNDDTTDGRTDAKSTGSSPTASEIGSLADPDDLRERETVACSERDRVLPAEKFDALRERYERIDGVVQVGVTNDDGAVLLVGEPPYAPPGGNVEAGEDWVAAAERAMTTITGVDVRVDDAVAFERTAFRSGGDADASFHADSVLFEASLVDPPAGYREDPTFADDLDHPLYGDGSEHALAWVDAVTDDVHENHRGDVDAFLD, encoded by the coding sequence ATGACACGAAACGACGACACCACCGACGGACGAACCGACGCCAAATCGACCGGCTCGAGCCCGACGGCGAGCGAAATCGGCTCGCTCGCCGACCCCGACGATCTCCGCGAGCGCGAGACCGTCGCGTGCAGCGAGCGCGACCGCGTCCTCCCCGCAGAGAAGTTCGACGCGCTCCGCGAGCGCTACGAGCGCATCGACGGCGTCGTCCAGGTCGGCGTCACGAACGACGACGGCGCGGTCCTCCTCGTGGGCGAACCACCGTACGCGCCGCCGGGCGGGAACGTCGAGGCTGGCGAGGACTGGGTCGCGGCCGCCGAGCGCGCCATGACCACCATCACTGGCGTCGACGTCCGCGTCGACGACGCCGTCGCGTTCGAGCGGACGGCGTTCCGCTCCGGGGGCGACGCGGACGCGTCGTTCCACGCGGACAGCGTCCTCTTCGAGGCGTCGCTCGTCGACCCGCCGGCCGGCTATCGCGAGGACCCGACGTTCGCCGACGACCTCGACCACCCGCTGTACGGCGACGGGAGCGAGCACGCGCTCGCGTGGGTCGACGCCGTCACCGACGACGTCCACGAGAACCACCGCGGGGACGTCGACGCGTTCCTCGACTGA